One region of Kwoniella pini CBS 10737 chromosome 6, complete sequence genomic DNA includes:
- a CDS encoding phosphatidylglycerol/phosphatidylinositol transfer protein, protein MRLISLALVPLLATAASANLAADALGWAGELVSGGGKVSTAKDGDVRTMDSWSYVDCGLATDAVQIKSIHVTPDPPVPGKNLTVEVEADVIQPIKEGAYADVTVKLGLIKLLQKQFDVCEEARDANATVQCPVAPGPYKVKQTVELPKEIPKAKFSVQVRGYTDEEEDMVCLDLFVDFMRRPGGGN, encoded by the exons ATGCGTCTCATTTCCCTCGCGCTCGTCCCTCTTCTCGCTACTGCCGCCTCAGCCAATTTAGCTGCCGATGCTCTTGGCTGGGCCGGAGAGCTTGTCTCAGGTGGTGGCAAAGTGTCTACAGCTAAAGATGGGGATGTAAGAACTATGGATAGCTGGAGCTATGTCGACTGCG GTCTTGCAACCGACGCAGT TCAAATCAAGTCTATTCATGTTACCCCTGATCCCCCTGTACCAGGAAAGAATCTCACTGTGGAAGTCGAAGCCGATGTCATCCAGCCtatcaag GAAGGAGCGTATGCCGATGTCACAGTCAAACTTGGTTTGATCAAACTCTTGCAAAAGCAATTTGATGTCTGCGAAGAAGC TCGAGATGCCAATGCTACAGTACAATGTCCAGTCGCGCCCGGCCCATACAAGGTTAAGCAGACCGTTGAGTTGCCAAAGGAAATCCCAAAAG CCAAGTTCTCCGTTCAAGTAAGAGGTTACacggatgaagaagaggatatgGTCTGCCTCGATCTTTTCGTCGATTTC ATGAGAAGACCAGGAGGTGGAAATTAG